The Calditerrivibrio nitroreducens DSM 19672 genome window below encodes:
- a CDS encoding pilus assembly protein PilP — translation MKRIFLLLTALTLIACGGEDKAVSDIKKPVVRKEAPAKVDLQKLIEQEEELKSLFRQKVEPLKYKPNKDPFRSVVEVYKENLANQFNENPLKNATLDQVKLVGVLSSKLGNVGVVEISGQTFYVKIGDKIGLNDGIIVDIGDKYMRIRQMEKDIFGNVRSVIKEVLISDGGKL, via the coding sequence ATGAAAAGGATATTTTTATTATTAACAGCGTTGACATTAATCGCATGCGGTGGTGAGGATAAGGCTGTTTCAGATATAAAGAAACCTGTTGTGAGAAAAGAAGCACCTGCTAAGGTTGATTTACAAAAACTAATAGAGCAGGAAGAAGAACTAAAAAGTTTGTTCAGGCAGAAGGTGGAGCCGCTTAAATACAAGCCTAATAAAGACCCTTTCAGGTCAGTTGTTGAAGTTTATAAAGAAAATCTTGCAAATCAATTTAATGAAAATCCGCTTAAAAATGCTACTCTGGATCAGGTGAAACTTGTGGGGGTTTTAAGTAGCAAACTAGGTAATGTAGGGGTGGTGGAAATATCTGGTCAGACATTTTATGTAAAGATCGGTGATAAAATAGGTTTGAATGATGGTATTATAGTGGATATAGGTGATAAATATATGAGGATCAGGCAGATGGAAAAAGATATTTTTGGCAATGTTAGGTCAGTAATTAAAGAGGTATTAATATCTGATGGAGGTAAATTATGA
- the pilM gene encoding type IV pilus assembly protein PilM → MFGRSKSLIGLDVGSNAIKLIELEDGNSGYILKNIGYKELPRDVISEGSIVDMAEIVNSINELVKDRKINNSNAAIALKGNAVIAKRVHIPGVESSLLEEEFRYQAQQFIQMDIEDVNIDYSIVQSNPESNMTDVILAVARKDLISSMVSVISGSKLKIKVVDLEVFALSNCFEACFGAMPGVNAIVNLGHSSSLIVFVKDGFYEFSREISIGGKGCIETIQKKLGITYDDAKTMMMDNEAVEFNEDLQRAISDFNTQISYEIKHSLDLFYTNSRFATSKIFICGGLTKLFDLKGAINRTTDIEVNEFNPFSNIDITGVADFELLTTNPYLFNTSLGLALRKVNDR, encoded by the coding sequence ATGTTTGGTAGGTCTAAAAGCTTGATCGGCTTGGATGTGGGCTCTAACGCAATAAAGTTGATTGAATTAGAGGATGGGAATTCTGGGTATATTCTTAAAAATATCGGTTATAAAGAACTTCCAAGGGATGTAATCTCAGAGGGTTCGATTGTGGATATGGCTGAAATAGTCAATTCTATAAATGAATTGGTTAAAGATAGAAAGATAAATAATAGTAATGCTGCTATTGCTCTTAAGGGTAATGCTGTAATCGCAAAAAGGGTGCATATCCCTGGAGTGGAATCCTCACTGCTGGAGGAGGAGTTCAGGTATCAGGCACAACAGTTTATCCAGATGGATATTGAAGATGTTAATATAGACTATTCTATAGTACAATCTAATCCTGAAAGTAACATGACGGATGTAATATTGGCCGTTGCAAGAAAGGATCTCATATCAAGTATGGTTTCCGTTATATCTGGTTCAAAACTTAAGATAAAGGTTGTTGATCTGGAGGTTTTTGCCCTCAGCAACTGTTTTGAGGCTTGCTTTGGTGCTATGCCTGGGGTAAATGCTATTGTAAATCTTGGACATTCATCGAGTTTGATAGTATTTGTTAAAGATGGTTTTTATGAGTTTTCCCGTGAGATATCTATTGGTGGGAAGGGTTGTATAGAGACTATCCAGAAGAAACTTGGTATTACCTATGATGATGCTAAAACTATGATGATGGATAACGAAGCTGTGGAGTTTAACGAAGATTTACAAAGAGCCATCAGCGATTTTAATACCCAAATAAGTTATGAGATTAAACATTCTCTGGATCTCTTTTATACTAATAGTAGATTTGCCACATCAAAGATTTTCATCTGTGGGGGGCTTACAAAATTATTTGATCTTAAAGGGGCAATAAACAGGACCACAGATATTGAAGTTAATGAATTTAATCCATTTTCGAATATAGATATCACTGGGGTGGCAGATTTTGAATTACTAACAACTAATCCTTATCTATTCAATACATCCTTAGGCTTAGCCCTAAGAAAGGTGAATGACAGATGA
- a CDS encoding type IV pilus secretin PilQ, translated as MKKIFLYILIAVLMIFGCAEKKSVLLDDNKNAVGRSLIKGLDIKKDDKKYEMIIKVNDPKDISVYYGKNPYSLTIMLPEADVDADAMKFTFKDDLVERFSILPKQDKVIITITLKDDVDYSYSTNNDGVIVKFKVDKADVKSVLKSSNWLENVEILNVKPATFISELENLSNNSEVYLTLVSDGTVKIDYGFINADNIYVDFYDVKMLGDKTVYQGMGIVKEIKVVTSLFPQKVRLILAVDKPVDVNVGFKEGKFIITSNNEKLTGSVVFINKIDSRVVGKVQGISLSSGGKLKYEKKVIDGNLVLVFDERVRFAREVSPINFFDGTPIKYVKVGKVMGKPAVVFVPNGDVYSKVEDDKGAVIVYSSSEQFTKTVDTKKDVGAKGKVEASELISLSIKDMDVKEAIKLIYYGRNKNIIFGKEVQGKTSIFVKDVHYKTALAAIYRENSLVEVEEDNVVWVISKSRQDEILAEKNKLMKLAEEEKKTEPLFTEIIPVNYYKASDFDAVVKGVLSPRGKVQVESKSNSFVVTDTKDSIAKVKNVLKEVDKPTPQVTIEARVVEVSDSNDLAYGIKWGANTKINRTSINFPNSIGINGDAGGYMVNLPIGAPTGALALTLGNISNTFNIDMAISAMESRNKAKTISSPKITTLDNQEAEIKSGGKAIIVPSGDNTQSQTIDVGIKLKVKPHITANNMIFMEIEVEKSSLGAVSGTNAETLEKKAKTQVLLANGETTVIGGIYEDEQNEIKNEVPGLSKIPLLGWLFRNNIERRAKKELLVFITPRIQNK; from the coding sequence ATGAAAAAAATATTTTTATATATTTTAATAGCGGTATTGATGATTTTTGGGTGTGCCGAGAAGAAATCTGTATTGCTGGATGATAATAAGAATGCTGTCGGTAGGTCTTTGATAAAGGGGTTAGATATAAAAAAGGATGATAAAAAGTATGAGATGATCATTAAAGTGAATGACCCAAAAGATATATCTGTTTATTATGGTAAAAATCCCTACAGTTTGACCATAATGTTACCTGAAGCAGACGTGGATGCTGATGCAATGAAATTTACATTTAAAGATGATCTGGTGGAAAGATTCTCTATTTTACCTAAACAGGATAAGGTTATTATTACCATTACATTGAAAGACGATGTGGATTATTCATACAGCACAAATAACGATGGTGTTATAGTTAAATTTAAAGTTGATAAAGCTGATGTTAAAAGTGTATTAAAAAGTAGCAATTGGCTGGAGAATGTAGAAATACTAAACGTAAAACCGGCAACATTTATATCAGAACTTGAGAATCTTTCCAACAACAGTGAAGTCTATCTTACATTGGTGTCTGATGGAACAGTAAAGATAGATTATGGATTTATAAATGCAGATAATATCTATGTGGATTTTTATGATGTGAAGATGTTGGGAGATAAAACTGTATATCAGGGTATGGGGATAGTTAAGGAGATAAAAGTTGTAACATCGTTGTTTCCTCAAAAAGTGAGACTTATTTTAGCTGTGGATAAGCCTGTTGATGTAAATGTTGGTTTTAAAGAGGGGAAATTTATCATTACCTCAAATAATGAAAAACTTACAGGTAGTGTCGTATTTATTAATAAAATAGACTCAAGAGTGGTGGGCAAAGTACAGGGTATTAGTTTGTCTTCTGGTGGTAAATTAAAATATGAGAAAAAGGTCATAGATGGTAATCTTGTGTTGGTTTTTGATGAGAGAGTAAGGTTTGCACGGGAGGTTTCTCCAATAAATTTCTTTGATGGTACTCCGATAAAATATGTTAAAGTGGGAAAAGTGATGGGGAAACCTGCTGTGGTATTTGTACCTAATGGGGATGTTTATTCCAAGGTGGAAGATGATAAAGGAGCGGTGATCGTTTATAGTAGTTCCGAACAGTTTACGAAAACTGTCGATACTAAGAAAGATGTAGGTGCCAAAGGTAAAGTGGAGGCCTCTGAACTAATTTCTTTAAGCATTAAGGATATGGATGTGAAAGAGGCTATTAAATTAATATATTATGGAAGAAATAAAAACATAATTTTTGGTAAAGAGGTACAGGGAAAAACATCTATATTTGTAAAAGATGTACACTACAAAACAGCTCTTGCCGCCATATACAGGGAAAATAGTCTGGTGGAAGTGGAAGAGGATAATGTGGTTTGGGTAATTTCCAAAAGTAGACAGGATGAGATCTTAGCCGAAAAAAATAAACTTATGAAACTTGCTGAAGAAGAAAAAAAGACGGAACCATTATTCACAGAGATAATCCCTGTAAACTATTATAAGGCATCAGATTTTGATGCTGTTGTGAAGGGTGTTTTGAGCCCCAGAGGTAAGGTTCAGGTGGAAAGTAAATCTAACAGCTTTGTGGTCACAGATACAAAAGACTCCATTGCTAAAGTGAAAAATGTATTAAAAGAGGTGGATAAACCGACACCTCAGGTGACGATAGAAGCAAGAGTGGTGGAGGTATCTGACAGTAATGACCTTGCCTACGGTATAAAGTGGGGTGCAAATACCAAGATAAATAGAACATCGATAAATTTTCCAAACTCAATCGGTATAAATGGTGATGCTGGTGGCTATATGGTTAATCTCCCTATAGGCGCTCCAACGGGTGCTCTCGCCCTTACACTCGGAAATATTTCAAATACTTTTAATATAGATATGGCAATTTCTGCAATGGAGTCAAGAAATAAAGCCAAAACGATATCAAGCCCCAAGATCACCACCCTGGATAACCAGGAGGCAGAAATTAAAAGTGGTGGTAAAGCTATAATAGTTCCTTCCGGTGATAACACCCAATCCCAAACAATCGATGTGGGTATTAAACTAAAAGTAAAACCTCATATTACCGCAAATAATATGATTTTTATGGAGATAGAGGTGGAAAAAAGCTCTCTGGGTGCTGTTTCTGGTACAAATGCTGAAACTCTGGAGAAAAAAGCTAAAACACAGGTTCTTCTTGCTAATGGTGAAACCACAGTAATAGGTGGTATTTATGAAGATGAACAGAATGAGATAAAAAATGAAGTCCCTGGTTTATCAAAAATCCCATTATTGGGTTGGCTTTTTAGAAATAATATCGAAAGAAGGGCTAAAAAAGAGTTGCTCGTATTTATAACACCCAGAATACAGAATAAATGA
- a CDS encoding flagellar hook-basal body complex protein, protein MLRSLYSAVSGLSQHQKAMDVLGNNVSNVNTVGYKASRLTFKDLMSQTVSIGKAPSGNIGGINPLQIGLGTNVASVDNIFLQGTFQTTGVTTDLAIDGKGFFIVRGEQQTERYYTRAGNFSFDRQGYLVNPEGFRVQGWMTDLTTGQLLNNADITDIQMGAAQMTLAAKQTSEVTLAGNLDTKADPTILQYQPLLTTSNSNTPITSIFNANGLKLDLLDGEPVRIKAHATGITNMAGVYNSSDVSLGLDSATTVNVVLNGTTYSLNYGAADGTDTDNTFNTLQGFAEELQRIIRTVDNSATVTISGGKLSINRSSTDFTVNSFSGNPNFAAVLQNLVGTYSTITPSRNSGEIFYEKVITTGSDFKNLGELANQISTAISGNVSSGFSASYVDNTLDPNVGRLVYTNSPATTTGSNVITGFSIDKAYSGTIFESNAVTSNTIAQGATSTSNKFLRYAESTDLLTNLMTNSGQSLGLDNTSTIQMDARIGGNIPHGDGVSTLSASGSTIADLTKKLEDYLGLEAGSIKIENGKISVTGEKGIKNQIDYITLSAIGSGTYATFNEYMKYQTVQNASGGQLITSQTIYDSQGNPHTVNYEFYLYNEANNEWKLKLSPADTVNDSISIDGTTGDEVVVRFNPNGSFQGVYDANNGNIIPNLSYTLSPSNGADKISGVKVFIGKPGEFNGMVLSAGPSTITKSDQNGFQRGDLDKISINDVGEIVGSYSNGEIKILGQIAVAIFTNQEGLARVGSSLFSETPNSGLAAIGVAGAGGRGVIQSGAVENSNVDIAQEFVTMITVQRGYQTNSRVITTSDEMLQELLNLKR, encoded by the coding sequence ATGTTAAGATCATTATATTCGGCAGTGAGTGGTTTATCACAACATCAAAAAGCCATGGATGTTTTGGGTAATAATGTATCAAATGTAAATACAGTGGGATACAAGGCAAGTAGATTAACGTTTAAGGATCTGATGAGCCAGACGGTGTCAATTGGTAAAGCCCCCAGTGGAAATATCGGTGGTATAAACCCATTACAAATCGGTTTGGGAACCAATGTAGCATCTGTTGACAATATATTTTTACAGGGGACATTCCAGACCACAGGGGTTACAACCGACCTTGCGATAGATGGGAAAGGTTTTTTTATAGTGAGAGGTGAACAGCAGACGGAGAGGTATTATACACGAGCAGGGAATTTTAGCTTTGATAGGCAAGGGTATCTGGTGAATCCGGAAGGTTTTAGAGTGCAGGGGTGGATGACCGATCTTACCACAGGACAACTTCTGAATAATGCGGATATTACAGATATTCAGATGGGGGCAGCTCAGATGACGTTAGCAGCAAAACAGACATCGGAGGTAACTCTTGCCGGAAACCTCGACACGAAGGCTGATCCGACAATTCTACAATATCAGCCCCTCTTAACCACTTCCAATTCAAATACCCCTATTACCTCGATATTTAATGCAAATGGTTTAAAGCTTGATCTACTGGATGGTGAACCTGTAAGGATTAAAGCCCACGCCACTGGTATAACTAATATGGCTGGTGTTTATAACTCATCAGATGTAAGTTTGGGCCTTGATTCAGCAACCACTGTGAATGTGGTATTAAATGGAACGACATATTCACTGAACTATGGGGCAGCGGACGGTACTGATACTGATAATACCTTCAATACTTTGCAGGGGTTTGCTGAGGAATTACAGAGAATCATTAGAACTGTAGATAATAGTGCTACTGTAACAATATCTGGTGGAAAGTTGTCTATTAATAGAAGTAGCACAGATTTTACAGTTAACTCATTTTCTGGTAATCCCAACTTTGCGGCAGTGCTTCAAAATCTGGTTGGTACATATTCAACAATCACCCCTTCAAGAAATTCTGGAGAGATTTTTTATGAAAAGGTAATCACTACTGGTTCAGATTTTAAAAATCTTGGTGAGCTTGCAAATCAGATATCCACAGCTATTTCAGGTAACGTTTCCAGTGGTTTTTCAGCCAGCTACGTTGACAATACGTTAGATCCAAATGTGGGTAGATTAGTGTATACCAACAGCCCTGCAACAACTACAGGTAGTAATGTAATAACTGGGTTTTCAATTGATAAGGCTTATTCCGGAACCATATTTGAATCAAATGCGGTCACTTCAAATACAATTGCTCAGGGGGCCACATCCACGTCAAATAAATTTTTAAGATATGCCGAGTCAACAGATCTTTTGACAAATTTAATGACGAATTCTGGTCAATCTCTTGGACTGGATAATACTTCAACTATTCAGATGGACGCCAGAATCGGCGGCAATATACCTCATGGTGATGGGGTCTCAACACTCAGTGCATCCGGTAGTACTATTGCTGATCTGACAAAAAAATTAGAAGATTATCTTGGGCTTGAAGCTGGTAGTATAAAAATTGAAAATGGTAAGATCAGTGTTACAGGGGAGAAAGGTATTAAAAACCAGATAGATTATATCACATTGTCAGCAATTGGATCCGGGACATATGCGACATTCAATGAATATATGAAGTACCAGACTGTTCAGAATGCTTCTGGTGGTCAGCTCATCACAAGTCAAACCATCTACGATTCACAAGGTAATCCCCACACAGTAAACTATGAATTTTATCTTTATAATGAAGCAAACAATGAATGGAAACTAAAGCTATCACCTGCAGATACAGTCAATGATTCTATCTCTATAGACGGAACAACAGGTGATGAGGTGGTTGTAAGGTTTAACCCAAATGGATCTTTTCAGGGGGTATATGATGCCAACAACGGTAATATCATTCCAAACCTTAGCTACACACTTTCACCAAGTAACGGTGCAGATAAAATAAGTGGTGTTAAGGTGTTTATTGGTAAACCTGGAGAATTTAATGGTATGGTTCTTTCCGCAGGCCCATCTACCATTACAAAATCAGATCAGAATGGTTTTCAGCGGGGTGACCTTGACAAAATAAGTATCAATGATGTGGGTGAGATTGTGGGATCGTACAGCAATGGTGAGATTAAAATTTTAGGTCAGATTGCCGTTGCTATATTTACAAATCAGGAAGGGCTTGCAAGGGTGGGGAGTTCTCTATTTTCTGAAACTCCAAACTCTGGTCTTGCAGCAATAGGTGTGGCCGGAGCTGGTGGTAGAGGTGTGATCCAATCTGGTGCTGTGGAAAATTCAAATGTAGATATAGCTCAGGAGTTTGTCACCATGATAACAGTGCAAAGGGGGTATCAAACTAACTCCAGAGTAATTACTACGAGTGATGAGATGCTTCAGGAGCTTTTAAATCTTAAACGTTAA
- a CDS encoding PilN domain-containing protein, with protein MIKVNLLGVKKRKKFDPIYVELALFLISLSLAVFLIFTTHTSLLSEISYYKNENAVLQGELNRLNKIKKEIDSFDKKKSELQKKIDIVKNLKKGQKGYSPLFINIEKALPDDVWIGNMNYNGNIITMNVTSLRSSSVNQFIMNLYKTKIFSNIELKVVKKGSVDKIDINDFSITANVNLGG; from the coding sequence ATGATAAAGGTTAACCTGTTAGGAGTTAAAAAAAGAAAGAAGTTTGACCCTATTTATGTCGAGTTGGCATTGTTTTTAATATCTCTTTCATTAGCAGTATTTCTTATTTTCACAACTCACACCTCTTTACTTTCTGAGATATCTTATTACAAGAATGAGAATGCTGTTTTGCAAGGTGAATTAAACAGGCTTAATAAAATTAAGAAAGAGATAGATAGTTTTGATAAGAAAAAATCAGAATTACAGAAGAAGATCGATATAGTAAAAAATCTCAAAAAAGGGCAAAAGGGGTATTCTCCTTTATTTATAAATATAGAAAAAGCTCTTCCGGATGATGTTTGGATAGGAAATATGAATTACAATGGTAATATAATCACTATGAATGTTACTTCCCTTAGAAGTTCCTCCGTAAATCAGTTTATAATGAATCTTTACAAAACAAAGATCTTTTCTAATATTGAACTGAAGGTTGTTAAAAAAGGCAGTGTTGATAAAATCGACATAAATGATTTCAGCATCACTGCAAATGTTAATCTGGGTGGTTAA
- the lpxB gene encoding lipid-A-disaccharide synthase: MKKIFLIAGEESGDIHASNMIRQLRKLADFSLYGTGGTRLKELGQEQFFNISDMTIIGFNEVVHKLPFIIEMFSILKKKLLEIKPDLVLLVDYPGFNLRFANFAKRNGFKVAYYIAPQVWAWHYSRVYKMKRTIDRLYCILPFEEDLFKQEGINAIYVGNPIIDNIKLKIESMESFYEIFGLYKNKKTIGLLPGSRRKEVEGNIEIFYKSSYLLKDRYNFVMAQADSVKDEWFGALPAHIKVIKSYNYDIMKHSDILWCCSGTATLEAAYLGTPPIIVYKVPYFTEIVGRYFLRIKRIGLPNIILNKTIFPELINKEFNPENIVKWTEIILEQMDIYSKELSIINDLFAGKDPSLTVAQDIHKNFF, translated from the coding sequence ATGAAAAAGATATTTCTTATTGCCGGTGAAGAATCGGGGGATATTCACGCATCCAATATGATCCGCCAGCTCAGAAAGCTGGCGGATTTTTCGCTTTATGGGACAGGTGGTACCAGACTGAAGGAATTGGGGCAGGAACAGTTTTTCAATATCTCCGATATGACGATAATTGGATTTAACGAAGTTGTACATAAATTACCATTTATTATTGAAATGTTTAGTATTTTGAAAAAAAAGTTGCTTGAGATAAAACCGGATTTGGTTCTGCTGGTGGATTACCCGGGATTCAACTTGAGATTCGCAAATTTTGCAAAGAGGAATGGTTTTAAAGTTGCATATTATATTGCCCCTCAGGTATGGGCCTGGCATTACTCAAGAGTTTATAAGATGAAGAGAACTATCGATAGGTTGTATTGTATACTACCCTTTGAAGAGGATCTATTCAAGCAAGAGGGGATAAATGCAATTTATGTTGGTAATCCAATAATAGATAATATAAAATTGAAAATTGAATCTATGGAAAGTTTTTATGAGATTTTTGGACTTTATAAAAATAAAAAAACGATAGGTCTATTGCCTGGAAGCAGAAGAAAAGAGGTGGAGGGTAATATTGAGATATTCTACAAATCTTCATATTTGTTGAAAGATAGATATAATTTCGTCATGGCTCAGGCGGACTCGGTGAAGGATGAATGGTTTGGTGCCCTTCCTGCACATATAAAAGTAATTAAAAGTTATAATTATGATATTATGAAACATTCAGATATCCTGTGGTGCTGCTCTGGTACCGCCACACTTGAGGCAGCATATCTTGGAACGCCACCGATAATAGTTTATAAGGTTCCTTATTTTACAGAGATTGTAGGAAGATATTTTTTAAGAATAAAACGAATAGGGTTACCAAATATAATTTTGAATAAGACCATTTTTCCTGAATTAATAAATAAAGAGTTCAATCCTGAAAATATTGTGAAATGGACGGAGATTATTTTAGAACAGATGGATATATATAGCAAAGAGTTATCGATCATTAATGACCTTTTCGCCGGTAAGGATCCTTCCCTCACGGTGGCACAAGACATACATAAAAACTTCTTTTAG
- a CDS encoding flagellar hook-length control protein FliK gives MINFIPLKQSEDLLPLPNNGIGRMVQPQGSFKDIFKTVASKAELKSDNLYKKNDEGIKESNFDSKKVDKELNPSAFQHSDVETQVTNVEEKLKEVLNSENLDPEEMEGIVVMIMNLMKIIEDKNVQLENGGFDLKKIMGSLKEKLELLNTKLNGDFVKPKTIEAINEVIDKIKISETRGVDKDIKITNFKDFFETNLKMKNQEANLNHNEAEISIKGDVLEETNFTKELMVDEKGDKNVDFQKRFNIEFLNVENGDNGQVKNEVKHLEVKDVRDILKIVDTIEMAKNQGVKKLTVQLHPENLGKLEIQLVESGGKINAKIFTDNEQARFLLASNIDQMRNQLQSKGIHIENMEFSFTLAGEDKGKQQNKEGKSGFKFGGSIMEEVVESKEVDGLYA, from the coding sequence ATGATAAATTTTATCCCACTGAAACAATCAGAGGATCTTTTGCCTTTGCCTAATAATGGGATTGGAAGGATGGTTCAACCGCAGGGGAGTTTTAAGGATATTTTCAAAACGGTTGCTTCTAAAGCTGAATTAAAATCTGATAATCTTTACAAAAAAAATGATGAAGGAATAAAAGAGAGTAATTTTGATTCAAAAAAAGTTGATAAAGAGCTTAATCCTTCAGCATTTCAGCATTCCGATGTTGAGACTCAGGTTACTAATGTAGAAGAGAAATTAAAAGAGGTTTTAAATAGTGAAAATTTAGATCCTGAAGAGATGGAAGGTATTGTTGTGATGATAATGAATTTGATGAAAATCATAGAGGATAAGAATGTCCAACTGGAAAATGGTGGTTTTGATCTTAAAAAAATAATGGGGAGCCTAAAGGAAAAGCTTGAATTACTAAATACCAAGTTAAATGGAGATTTTGTTAAACCAAAAACTATAGAGGCTATAAATGAAGTGATAGATAAAATTAAGATCTCTGAAACCAGAGGTGTAGATAAAGATATCAAAATTACGAACTTTAAAGATTTTTTTGAAACAAACCTAAAAATGAAAAATCAAGAAGCAAATTTAAATCACAATGAGGCGGAGATCTCGATTAAAGGTGATGTTCTGGAGGAAACTAATTTTACAAAAGAACTGATGGTGGATGAAAAAGGTGATAAAAATGTTGATTTTCAAAAGAGGTTTAACATTGAATTTTTGAATGTGGAAAATGGTGATAACGGTCAAGTTAAGAATGAAGTAAAACATCTTGAAGTGAAAGATGTCAGGGATATCCTTAAGATTGTTGATACAATTGAAATGGCTAAAAATCAGGGAGTAAAAAAGTTGACGGTGCAGCTACATCCGGAAAATCTTGGAAAATTGGAGATTCAGTTGGTGGAAAGCGGTGGGAAGATAAACGCTAAAATTTTTACAGATAATGAGCAAGCAAGATTTTTATTGGCAAGCAACATCGATCAGATGAGAAACCAATTGCAAAGCAAAGGGATACATATTGAAAATATGGAATTTAGCTTTACACTGGCTGGAGAGGATAAGGGTAAGCAGCAGAATAAAGAGGGTAAAAGTGGATTTAAATTTGGTGGATCTATAATGGAAGAGGTAGTTGAATCTAAAGAAGTAGATGGTTTATATGCGTGA
- a CDS encoding flagellar hook assembly protein FlgD — MLSTMESVGSKTLAMLNVKPREPKKDLDKDDFLSLMITQLKNQDPLSPMNNNEFIAQTTQMSSLEQLINIAKLMEKQNAQSTESQLLSGASFIGKNVSYNGNSFSLKDGSANIKFYLDNAADKVKISIYNEGGAVVATGEFDNLPSGLNTIPWNGKGIDGTQLPDGYYTYTLKAKDKDGNEVSAIQISSGKVTGVTVKDGKLVFNVNGSPVAADTVKEVFEN; from the coding sequence ATGCTTAGTACAATGGAAAGTGTTGGTAGCAAAACATTGGCAATGTTGAATGTAAAACCAAGGGAACCAAAAAAGGATCTCGATAAGGATGATTTTCTGAGTCTGATGATAACACAGCTCAAAAATCAGGATCCTTTGTCGCCGATGAATAATAATGAGTTCATAGCCCAGACCACCCAGATGTCATCCCTCGAACAGTTGATAAATATAGCGAAATTGATGGAAAAACAGAATGCCCAATCTACCGAAAGTCAGCTTCTAAGTGGTGCCTCATTTATAGGTAAAAATGTATCCTATAATGGGAATAGTTTTTCTCTCAAGGATGGTAGTGCCAATATAAAATTCTATCTGGATAATGCAGCGGATAAAGTGAAAATATCGATTTACAATGAAGGTGGTGCTGTGGTGGCTACCGGTGAATTTGATAATCTACCGTCAGGTTTGAATACCATACCATGGAACGGAAAGGGGATAGATGGCACACAGTTACCTGATGGATATTATACCTATACATTAAAAGCGAAAGATAAAGACGGGAATGAAGTATCTGCCATTCAGATCTCTTCTGGTAAAGTTACAGGTGTAACCGTCAAGGATGGAAAACTTGTCTTTAATGTAAACGGTTCACCAGTGGCAGCAGATACTGTGAAAGAAGTATTTGAGAATTAA
- a CDS encoding type 4a pilus biogenesis protein PilO, with protein sequence MGFIDKFGKINRIYRYLGYLLILVIIGASYYFMFYTPQAEELDKTKKEHERLVAEIDRIRPKVLNYEQFKQEVELLNRQFSMLLEVLPNEKSYNLIYDQLVDIAEKNGLKVTLFQPTNETSIDDFHAKVNFNMNVEGGYLEFVNFLHSISFINRVINLNNFTVVPKKNPDGSVAIAVNMSMNSYMFKQATGQSEKDANDNKKPGDKK encoded by the coding sequence ATGGGATTTATTGATAAGTTTGGTAAAATAAACAGAATTTATAGGTACTTAGGCTATCTGCTTATACTTGTAATTATTGGGGCTTCTTATTATTTCATGTTTTATACTCCACAAGCCGAAGAGCTTGACAAAACAAAGAAAGAGCATGAAAGACTGGTGGCAGAGATAGATCGGATAAGACCTAAGGTTTTAAATTACGAACAGTTTAAACAGGAGGTTGAATTACTAAACAGACAATTCTCAATGCTTTTGGAGGTATTGCCTAATGAAAAAAGCTATAATCTTATATATGATCAACTAGTTGATATAGCAGAGAAGAATGGACTTAAGGTAACTCTTTTTCAGCCTACAAATGAAACGTCTATAGATGATTTTCATGCTAAAGTCAATTTTAACATGAATGTAGAAGGTGGGTATCTTGAGTTTGTGAATTTTTTACATAGTATCAGTTTCATAAATAGGGTGATTAATTTGAATAACTTTACAGTAGTTCCAAAGAAAAATCCAGATGGTAGTGTGGCGATTGCTGTTAATATGTCTATGAACTCTTATATGTTTAAACAGGCTACTGGGCAAAGTGAAAAAGATGCTAATGATAATAAGAAACCTGGAGATAAAAAATGA